TTCCCGGTCCGTGGGACGCCGCTCCCGAGGTGCAGTACGGCTGCTGCACAGTGGCGTGCATCACAGGGGGTTGTTAGCGTCCATGACACCCGGAGCCGCACACCGCGACCGCTCCGGACACCTCACCACCGACCGGAAGGAAAACCCCATGGCCGATACGTTCACCGGCGCCGTCGTCGAAGAGTTCAACACCCCGCTCGTCATCGAGGACGTCGAACTCCCCACTCCCGGACACAACCAGGCGCTCGTCAAGCTCATCGCCTCCGGCATCTGCCACACCGACCTGCATGCCGCCCACGGCGACTGGCCGGTCAAGCCCACGCCCCCGTTCGTCCCCGGCCACGAGGGCGTCGGCGAAATCGTCGCCCTCGGGCCCGGCGACCACTCCGTGAAGGTCGGCGACATCGTCGGCAACGCCTGGCTGTGGTCCGCCTGCGGCGACTGCGACCAGTGCCGCAAGGGCTGGGAGACGCTCTGCCCCAACGCCGAGTACGGCGGCTACACCGTCAACGGCTCCTTCGGCACCTACATGCTGGTCGACACCCGCTTCGCCCCGCGTATCCCCGAGGGGTCCGACCCGCTCGAGGTCGCCCCGATCCTCTGCGCCGGCGTGACCGTCTACAAGGGACTCAAGGTCTCCGAGACGAAGCCCGGCCAGTTCATGGTCATCTCCGGCGTCGGCGGCCTCGGCCACCTCGCCGTGCAGTACGCCAGGGCGATGGGCATGCGTGTCATCGCCGTGGACATCGCCGA
This is a stretch of genomic DNA from Corynebacterium nuruki S6-4. It encodes these proteins:
- a CDS encoding zinc-dependent alcohol dehydrogenase, with the translated sequence MADTFTGAVVEEFNTPLVIEDVELPTPGHNQALVKLIASGICHTDLHAAHGDWPVKPTPPFVPGHEGVGEIVALGPGDHSVKVGDIVGNAWLWSACGDCDQCRKGWETLCPNAEYGGYTVNGSFGTYMLVDTRFAPRIPEGSDPLEVAPILCAGVTVYKGLKVSETKPGQFMVISGVGGLGHLAVQYARAMGMRVIAVDIADDKLELATKHGAEFTVNASEVDPAEAVQEYTDGGSHGVLVTAVHPQAFGQAINMARRGGTIVFNGLPPGEFPAPIFDIVLKGLTIRGSLVGDRQDQVEALDFYARGLIHPTVTECKLEDVNDVFDRMEKGQIDGRMAIRY